One genomic segment of Candidatus Woesearchaeota archaeon includes these proteins:
- a CDS encoding 50S ribosomal protein L34e encodes MVRRALRSRSFRKVKVKTPGRRILTHYRKKKPRPARCASCRAVLKGIPRERPKKMMNMPKTGKRPERPYAGVLCSKCTRTLMKQKVKSLE; translated from the coding sequence ATGGTAAGGCGTGCATTAAGATCAAGGTCTTTTAGGAAAGTAAAAGTCAAGACACCAGGCAGAAGAATATTAACCCATTATAGGAAAAAGAAGCCCCGGCCCGCCCGTTGCGCCAGCTGCAGGGCTGTCTTAAAAGGAATTCCCAGGGAAAGGCCTAAGAAAATGATGAACATGCCAAAAACCGGGAAAAGGCCGGAGAGACCTTATGCTGGAGTATTATGCTCCAAGTGCACACGCACATTGATGAAACAAAAAGTGAAATCTCTTGAGTAA